Proteins encoded in a region of the Phoenix dactylifera cultivar Barhee BC4 chromosome 3, palm_55x_up_171113_PBpolish2nd_filt_p, whole genome shotgun sequence genome:
- the LOC103715286 gene encoding ribosome biogenesis protein NSA2 homolog — translation MPQGDYIELHRKRHGYRLDHFERKRKKEAREVHKRSAYAQKALGIKGKMFAKKRYAEKALMKKTLAMHDESSTRRKVDDKVHDGALPAYLLDRDTTTRAKVLSNTIKQKRKEKAGKWDVPLPKVRPVAEDEMFKVIRSGKRKTKQWKRMVTKVTFVGPSFTRKPPKYERFIRPTGLRFTKAHVTHPELKCTFNLDIIGIKKNPNGPMYTSLGVVTKGTIIEVNVSELGLVTPAGKVVWGKYAQVTNNPENDGCINAVLLV, via the exons ATG CCGCAAGGTGATTACATCGAGCTTCACCGGAAGCGCCATGGCTACCGGCTCGACCACTTCGAGCGGAAGCGGAAGAAGGAGGCTCGGGAAGTCCACAAGCGGTCCGCTTATGCCCAAAAG GCTCTTGGTATTAAAGGGAAAATGTTTGCGAAGAAACGGTATGCAGAGAAGGCGTTGATGAAGAAAAC GCTTGCTATGCATGATGAGTCATCAACTAGGCGCAAGGTAGATGACAAGGTTCATGATGGAGCTCTTCCTGCCTATCTGCTGGATCGTGACACAACAACACGTGCAAAA GTTCTCAGCAACACGATCAAgcagaagagaaaggaaaaggctGGCAAATGGGATGTTCCTCTGCCGAAG GTCAGACCTGTGGCCGAAGATGAGATGTTTAAGGTTATTAGGTCTGGCAAGCGCAAAA CCAAGCAATGGAAGAGAATGGTTACCAAAGTCACATTTGTGGGGCCAAGTTTTACAAGAAAACCACCAAAATACGAGCGCTTCATCCGCCCTACAGGCTTGCGGTTCACAAAAGCTCATGTGACTCATCCTGAACTGAAATGCACTTTTAATCTTGACAttattggaataaagaaaaaccCCAATGGTCCGATGTACACATCTCTTGGCGTTGTGACTAAGGGAACCATCATCgag GTGAATGTGAGCGAGCTTGGTCTGGTTACACCTGCAGGAAAAGTAGTCTGGG GTAAATATGCTCAAGTTACAAATAATCCAGAGAATGATGGTTGCATAAATGCTGTTCTTCTCGTTTGA